In Macadamia integrifolia cultivar HAES 741 chromosome 12, SCU_Mint_v3, whole genome shotgun sequence, the following are encoded in one genomic region:
- the LOC122057077 gene encoding CDP-diacylglycerol--glycerol-3-phosphate 3-phosphatidyltransferase 1, chloroplastic-like, producing MVEVGLMAKTKGSVGLSSSRGDKGERLSVGWRDGWRLLSCAYFGIAYPNARFRRDVVSLSPAQKAFSSASSSGSNEGLVADMGSENKDYRTDKDRLPSLPLNQNHHHNHLLQQLHPPKLLTLPTILTLGRVAAVPLLVCTFYANDWWGKTATTVIFIAAAITDWLDGYIARRMRLSTAFGAFLDPVADKV from the exons ATGGTGGAGGTGGGGTTGATGGCGAAAACCAAGGGATCGGTGGGCCTCAGTAGTAGTAGAGGCGACAAAGGAGAGCGATTGTCGGTAGGATGGAGGGATGGTTGGAGGCTACTATCATGCGCTTATTTCGGCATTGCTTACCCCAATGCGCGCTTCCGTAGAGATGTGGTGTCTCTCTCTCCCGCTCAAAAAGCCttctcttctgcttcttcttctggaTCGAACGAAGGCCTTGTGGCCGACATGGGTTCTGAGAATAAGGACTACCGGACCGACAAGGACCGGTTGCCGTCGCTGCCGTTGAATCAAaatcaccaccacaaccaccTATTGCAACAGCTACATCCTCCCAAATTGCTTACATTACCTACAATCTTGACGCTTGGTCGCGTTGCCGCCGTCCCGCTCCTTGTTTGCA CATTTTACGCGAATGATTGGTGGGGAAAAACTGCAACAACCGTTATTTTCATTGCTGCAGCAATTACAGATTGGCTTGATGGTTACATTGCCCGGAGG ATGCGATTAAGCACAGCATTTGGTGCATTTTTGGATCCTGTAGCTGACAAGGTTTGA
- the LOC122057074 gene encoding FAS1 domain-containing protein SELMODRAFT_448915-like translates to MENTYLVFLFLTSLFFAQSLLLSLATPTGSPPFPSEMPVAPTVSPPSPSEMPVTPTTSPPSPSEIPATHAQNIMDGLIGADMSVTQVQNIIEALIGAEDFHSWADVFATTDPSTFPMTATLFIPINNDPVDDLDPSSSILYHVVPHVLTFKDLQKLATGSRLPTLLRGKSILVTNNSSSKFSIDDCLITHPDLVVNGAFCVHGIGSMLNYTAYGAEPLKQSPPHGSSHVPGGFSPPAAGESVGVRQSDAAPYYRAPFIFSILAMSSINWEPLCF, encoded by the coding sequence ATGGAGAACACTTACCTCGTCTTCCTCTTCCTAACTTCTCTGTTTTTCGCTCAATCTCTCCTCCTATCTCTTGCAACACCAACCGGTTCTCCACCATTCCCATCAGAGATGCCGGTAGCACCGACAGTGTCTCCACCATCCCCATCAGAGATGCCGGTGACACCGACAACGTCTCCACCATCCCCATCAGAGATACCGGCGACCCATGCACAGAATATCATGGACGGTCTGATCGGAGCTGATATGTCGGTGACCCAAGTCCAGAATATCATAGAAGCTCTTATCGGAGCAGAAGATTTCCATAGTTGGGCTGATGTTTTTGCAACGACAGATCCGTCGACGTTCCCAATGACGGCAACCCTCTTCATCCCGATCAACAACGACCCCGTTGATGACTTGGATCCATCATCCTCCATCTTATACCATGTAGTCCCTCATGTGTTAACCTTCAAAGATCTTCAGAAGTTAGCAACGGGATCTCGTCTCCCTACTCTGCTACGGGGTAAATCCATTCTTGTCACCAACAATTCAAGTTCCAAATTCAGCATTGATGACTGCTTGATAACTCATCCTGACCTAGTTGTTAATGGAGCTTTTTGTGTTCACGGAATTGGGTCCATGCTCAACTACACCGCTTACGGTGCTGAGCCGCTGAAACAGTCACCACCCCACGGGTCCTCTCACGTACCGGGAGGGTTTTCTCCGCCGGCTGCCGGAGAGAGTGTGGGTGTTCGTCAATCCGATGCCGCACCATACTATCGCGCTCccttcattttttcaattttggcTATGAGTAGTATCAATTGGGAGCCTCTTTGCTTTTAG
- the LOC122057076 gene encoding uncharacterized protein LOC122057076 (The sequence of the model RefSeq protein was modified relative to this genomic sequence to represent the inferred CDS: added 34 bases not found in genome assembly) — protein sequence MMGSVSETAVQEKWEKMLASDNAEKKWREKSVEGDDGLRIECLRGRLLAERTASRVAKEEAELMQNKLIELERQLKAEIESKNKAEKKLKLLTTKLESLKLSPISEQLSSSENKSGSSGLGITGCSYNNSRDRSPEEPSKVDENVSSKEFAVTDDLGLRESSNREKELSGENDPAEYENNLLAIVPVNTPIALTQSQETKIINTECGRCSCRSEEC from the exons ATGATGGGTTCAGTTTCAGAGACAGCCGTGCAagaaaaatgggagaaaatGCTAGCTTCTGATAATGCAGAGAAAAAATGGAG GGAAAAGAGTGTGGAAGGAGACGATGGTCTGAGGATAGAGTGTTTGAGAGGAAGATTACTTGCAGAGAGAACGGCTTCAAGGGTTGcgaaagaagaagcagagttGATGCAAAACAAG TTAATAGAGCTGGAAAGACAACTAAAAGCAGAGATAGAATCAAAGAACAAAGCCGAAAAGAAGCTTAAGCTCTTGACAACAAAACTGGAATCCCTGAAACTTTCACCTATTTCAGAACAGTTGAGCTCATCGGAAAACAAGTCAGGAAGTTCGGGTTTAGGAATCACTGGTTGTTCTTATAACAACAGCAGAGATCGTTCGCCAGAAGAACCCAGCAAAGTTGATGAAAATGTGAGCTCCAAAGAATTTGCAGTTACAGATGATCTGGGTCTCAG AGAATCCTCAAATAGGGAGAAAGAGTTGAGTGGAGAGAACGATCCGGCAGAGTATGAGAATAATTTGCTGGCAATAGTTCCGGTAAACACGCCAATAGCTCTAACACAGTCTCAGGAAACCAAGATCATCAACACAGAGTG
- the LOC122057075 gene encoding E3 ubiquitin-protein ligase SGR9, amyloplastic-like: protein MDEKEKKIMGAISTLNTHQFFHLIHSLSSEFWRQQHHLCSLLQSPTRFPLTLHHLQTLSLHQKTLLIARYLLSMLTHITIFLETNKPNTSTTALRVKDLDAALLLMLLCQVHQQEPQALQRSTAQWRSVLKDYQVGTSLSMLGGLGGSSSAVLTPFIDITTRCQTFLEAVGCGDEMEREVAASVAAVVALPSVELSGGVECAICKEEMREGREVCELPCDHLFHWMCLLPWLKKKNTCPCCRFQLPTDDVLGEIQRLWGIIVTKSI from the coding sequence ATGgacgagaaggagaagaaaatcatgGGAGCCATCTCCACCCTCAACACCCACCAATTCTTCCATCTGATACACTCCCTCTCGTCGGAGTTCTGGCGTCAACAGCACCACCTCTGCTCCCTCCTCCAATCTCCCACACGCTTCCCACTAACTCTTCACCACCTCCAAACCCTTTCTCTTCACCAAAAAACACTCCTAATCGCTCGTTATCTGTTATCCATGCTTACACACATCACAATTTTCTTGGAAACCAATAAGCCAAACACATCCACCACAGCCCTCAGAGTGAAAGACCTTGATGCTGCCTTGCTTCTCATGCTTCTTTGTCAAGTCCACCAACAAGAACCCCAAGCATTACAGAGGTCTACAGCCCAGTGGCGAAGTGTTCTCAAGGACTACCAAGTGGGTACTAGTTTGTCGATGTTGGGTGGCCTTGGAGGGTCTAGTAGTGCAGTTTTGACTCCGTTTATCGATATCACGACGAGGTGCCAGACGTTTTTAGAGGCGGTGGGATGTGGTGATGAGATGGAGCGGGAGGTGGCTGCGTCGGTGGCAGCAGTGGTGGCGTTGCCATCAGTGGAGTTGAGTGGTGGGGTGGAGTGTGCTATATGCAAGGAAGAGAtgagggaggggagggaggtGTGTGAGTTACCATGTGATCACTTGTTTCATTGGATGTGTTTACTGCCatggctgaagaagaagaacacttgTCCTTGTTGCCGGTTTCAGCTTCCCACCGATGATGTCTTAGGTGAGATTCAGAGGTTATGGGGGATTATTGTCACCAAGAGTATATAA
- the LOC122057078 gene encoding uncharacterized protein LOC122057078, translating into MKTISGWDTSSKPISLSKAATVLQKIINEDPGASQAVSVYLKRASAAFDELVQFHKELKGSRRKHKKSRMDMVDNGALTDAEDEQASKQARFIDSLEQNYWYTRYGCDFWPEANGREGGVGVQIVEEMKKTKKVELECEGLNDSEERHSRKNKKNKRRREDEK; encoded by the coding sequence ATGAAGACGATTTCAGGATGGGACACATCTTCCAAGCCCATCTCACTCTCTAAAGCTGCTACGGTTCTGCAAAAAATCATCAACGAGGACCCTGGAGCTTCGCAAGCTGTTTCTGTGTACCTGAAACGCGCTTCCGCTGCTTTTGATGAGCTGGTTCAGTTCCACAAGGAACTCAAAGGATCCCGCCGCAAACACAAAAAATCTCGTATGGATATGGTGGATAATGGAGCCTTAACAGACGCAGAAGACGAGCAGGCCAGCAAACAAGCTCGATTTATTGATTCCTTGGAACAGAATTACTGGTATACCCGGTATGGGTGTGACTTTTGGCCTGAAGCCAATGGTAGAGAAGGTGGAGTTGGGGTTCAAATTGtagaggagatgaagaagacgaaAAAGGTGGAACTTGAATGTGAAGGTTTGAACGATTCCGAGGAACGGCATAgcaggaagaacaagaagaacaagagaagaagggaggatGAGAAATAG
- the LOC122057072 gene encoding pentatricopeptide repeat-containing protein At2g37310: MRITKHLKNQISTIAATTATTTTTGFIQRMLASLYRSSGLDYGAYGHLIQRCTDNLLVGPGKQIHARIIVLSVVPDNFLASKLLTFYSKSGYLVEAFKVFDKIPHKNIFSWNAMLIACSLHNKHEETLKLFSSLISTSTATVIPDNFTLTCLLKALSSLLPDSGLGKEIHGFVLRHGFESDIFVLNAMVTFYATSGNLNMARKLFNGMLVRDTVSWNSMISGYSQAGMYEDCLKLYREMESSSGLKPDRVTVVSVMQACAHLKDLTFGMEVHQFVIGSKIEVDALVCNSIIGMYAKCGSLDYARELFEEMIERDEVTYGSMIFGYMLHGYVDKAMELFWKMEKPGLSTWNAVVSGLVQNNRHEGIPELLRKMLAAGFRPNSVTLSSVLPTFSFFSNLKCAKQIHGYAIRNNHDENIYVGTAIIDTYAKAGFLQGAHKVFEQLKNRSVIVWTAIISAYAAHGDANSAVFLFREMLTNGIRPDSVTFTAVLAACSHAGVVDEAWKIFDAMLPGYGIQPAVEQYACMVGVLCRAGKLSEAAEFISKMPIEPNAKVWGALLNGASVSGDVELGKFVFEQLFEIEPENTGNYIILANLYSKSGRWDEAERVRENMRKIGLKKIPGCSWIEMSSGQQIFIAGDVSNPRAEEIYEMLEGFAELMREEGYVLVDELHEEYL, from the coding sequence ATGAGGATAACAAAGCATCTGAAAAATCAAATATCAACCATCGCtgccaccaccgccaccaccactaccactgGCTTTATCCAACGAATGCTCGCTAGCCTTTATCGTTCCAGTGGGTTGGACTATGGTGCATATGGTCACCTCATACAGCGCTGCACCGACAACCTCCTCGTTGGCCCGGGAAAGCAGATTCATGCCCGCATTATCGTCCTGTCCGTCGTCCCTGACAACTTCCTCGCTTCAAAGCTCCTCACTTTTTATTCCAAGTCTGGCTATCTTGTAGAAGCCTTCAAGGTGTTCGATAAAATTCCGcacaaaaatatcttttcatgGAACGCTATGCTCATTGCTTGCTCTTTACACAACAAACACGAAGAAACGCTGAAGCTTTTCTCGTCTCTAATCTCTACTTCAACAGCCACTGTTATACCTGATAATTTCACGCTTACTTGTCTTTTAAAAGCGCTGTCATCTTTGCTACCTGATTCGGGCTTGGGTAAGGAGATTCATGGTTTTGTGCTTCGACATGGGTTTGAGTCCGACATCTTTGTGCTTAATGCTATGGTTACCTTCTATGCTACGTCTGGAAATTTAAATATGGCAAGGAAATTGTTCAATGGGATGTTAGTTAGAGATACTGTGTCTTGGAACTCTATGATTTCTGGTTATTCTCAGGCTGGAATGTATGAGGATTGTCTGAAACTGTATAGGGAAATGGAAAGTTCGTCTGGTTTGAAACCTGACAGGGTTACGGTGGTGAGTGTCATGCAGGCTTGCGCGCATTTGAAGGACCTTACCTTTGGCATGGAAGTTCATCAGTTTGTAATTGGGAGCAAAATTGAGGTGGATGCTCTGGTCTGCAATTCCATCATTGGGATGTATGCAAAATGTGGAAGTCTGGACTATGCTCGTGAACTATTTGAAGAGATGATTGAGAGGGATGAGGTTACTTATGGCTCAATGATTTTCGGGTACATGCTTCATGGGTATGTTGATAAAGCAATGGAGTTATTCTGGAAAATGGAAAAACCAGGATTGAGTACATGGAATGCTGTGGTTTCTGGTCTGGTTCAGAATAATCGTCATGAGGGCATTCCTGAACTCCTGCGAAAGATGCTAGCTGCAGGTTTCAGACCAAACTCTGTGACACTTTCAAGCGTTCTTCCcaccttttcatttttttcaaacctaaaatgtGCGAAACAGATCCATGGTTATGCCATTAGGAATAACCATGATGAGAACATCTATGTGGGTACAGCCATAATTGACACATATGCGAAAGCTGGGTTTCTCCAGGGGGCTCACAAGGTCTTTGAGCAATTGAAGAATAGGAGTGTGATTGTTTGGACTGCTATAATCTCGGCATATGCAGCACATGGTGATGCCAATTCTGCAGTTTTCCTGTTTAGAGAGATGCTCACGAATGGGATCAGGCCTGACTCAGTCACATTCACTGCAGTACTGGCAGCTTGTTCACATGCTGGAGTGGTTGATGAAGCCTGGAAGATCTTCGATGCTATGCTGCCAGGTTATGGGATTCAACCCGCAGTTGAGCAGTATGCTTGCATGGTTGGAGTACTTTGCCGGGCAGGAAAGCTCTCTGAAGCAGCTGAATTCATTTCTAAAATGCCTATTGAGCCAAATGCTAAGGTATGGGGTGCGTTGCTCAATGGTGCATCAGTTTCTGGTGATGTTGAACTTGGGAAATTTGTTTTTGAGCAGTTGTTTGAGATAGAACCTGAAAATACTGGGAACTATATCATTCTGGCAAATCTATATTCAAAATCTGGGAGATGGGATGAAGCGGAGAGGGTTagagaaaatatgagaaaaatagGGTTGAAGAAGATCCCTGGCTGTAGCTGGATAGAAATGAGCAGCGGGCAGCAGATTTTCATTGCTGGGGATGTGTCAAATCCGAGGGCGGAAGAGATTTATGAGATGCTGGAAGGCTTTGCTGAGTTGATGAGAGAAGAAGGTTATGTGCTCGTAGATGAGTTACATGAGGAGTATTTGTAG